In Entomomonas moraniae, one DNA window encodes the following:
- the hypD gene encoding hydrogenase formation protein HypD → MQFIDEFRNPTQVKSLLSQIHAWVKKTSFTAEKPLQIMEVCGGHTHAIFKFGLERLLPPEIEFIHGPGCPVCVLPMGRIDACIEIAKRPEVIFCTFGDAIRVPGRQGSLLKARQEGAAVRLIYSPMDALTIAEQNPDKKIVLFGLGFETTMPSVAITLQQAKQRNITNFFVFCQHITIIPTLKSLLMTPDIQIDAFLGPGHLSMVIGTHPYSFICEQYHKPVVVSGFEPTDILQSIVMVLKQFANKQCLVENQYRRVVPDEGNPRALAVINDVFIMQGDDEWRGLGIIPDSGVRLNETYAAFDAEKHFQPKQQRVADDPQSRCGDVLTGRCKPLECHLFGKQCTPESAYGALMVSSEGACAAYYQYRQGEPA, encoded by the coding sequence ATGCAGTTCATCGATGAGTTTCGTAACCCTACACAAGTCAAAAGTTTACTCTCACAAATTCATGCGTGGGTAAAGAAAACGTCTTTTACCGCAGAAAAGCCATTACAAATTATGGAAGTCTGCGGAGGGCATACTCATGCTATTTTTAAGTTTGGCCTAGAGCGCTTACTGCCACCAGAAATTGAGTTTATCCATGGTCCAGGATGCCCTGTTTGCGTTTTACCTATGGGGCGTATTGATGCTTGCATTGAAATAGCCAAGCGTCCTGAGGTTATTTTTTGCACCTTTGGGGATGCGATCCGTGTACCCGGTCGACAAGGTTCATTATTAAAAGCACGTCAAGAAGGCGCCGCTGTTCGCCTGATTTACTCCCCCATGGATGCACTGACCATAGCCGAACAAAATCCTGATAAAAAAATTGTGCTTTTTGGTCTGGGTTTTGAAACGACCATGCCCAGCGTCGCAATCACGCTACAGCAAGCCAAGCAACGCAATATAACCAATTTCTTTGTTTTCTGTCAGCATATTACGATTATACCAACCCTAAAAAGTTTGCTAATGACACCGGATATTCAAATCGATGCCTTTTTAGGACCCGGTCATTTGAGCATGGTCATTGGTACGCACCCCTACAGTTTTATTTGCGAGCAGTACCACAAACCTGTGGTCGTCAGCGGTTTCGAACCAACCGACATTTTACAAAGCATTGTGATGGTGCTTAAGCAATTTGCTAATAAACAATGCCTTGTTGAAAACCAATACCGCCGCGTCGTACCTGATGAAGGCAATCCCCGTGCATTAGCCGTGATTAATGATGTTTTTATCATGCAAGGTGATGATGAATGGCGAGGCTTAGGTATCATTCCTGACTCAGGTGTTAGACTCAATGAAACCTACGCAGCATTTGATGCTGAAAAACATTTCCAACCCAAACAACAGCGGGTTGCTGATGATCCACAATCGCGTTGTGGGGATGTACTGACAGGCCGTTGTAAGCCGTTAGAATGTCATTTATTTGGGAAACAATGCACGCCTGAAAGTGCTTATGGGGCATTGATGGTCTCCTCTGAGGGTGCCTGTGCTGCTTATTACCAATACCGACAAGGGGAGCCTGCATGA
- the hypC gene encoding HypC/HybG/HupF family hydrogenase formation chaperone, whose protein sequence is MCIGVPCKITAIDPNQPTKATAEVNGIQRDVNISLVSSGNEQSLVGQWVLVHVGFAMSLLDEEEAEQTLTALNAMQEEEPDVNILFKP, encoded by the coding sequence ATGTGCATAGGTGTTCCCTGTAAAATTACCGCCATTGACCCAAACCAGCCAACCAAAGCAACAGCGGAGGTCAATGGTATTCAGCGTGATGTAAATATTTCTCTCGTTTCATCAGGAAATGAACAATCACTCGTTGGTCAATGGGTATTAGTTCATGTTGGTTTCGCCATGAGTTTACTCGATGAAGAAGAGGCTGAGCAAACACTGACTGCATTAAATGCAATGCAAGAAGAAGAACCCGATGTTAATATTTTATTCAAACCTTAG
- the hypB gene encoding hydrogenase nickel incorporation protein HypB: protein MCITCGCESDNVSSSETEHHQHTHDEMIPQIVHHHYHHTGDVNHHYHFPATNPAQHHHHEHEHKHEHTQEYSPSDQKKQQRLIEIEQHVLAKNDQIAAHNREHFADQKILVLNLMSSPGSGKTTLLTETLKRIANQCPCAVIEGDQQTSNDAERIRSTGVQAIQVNTGKGCHLDAQMVHQAVHDLTLPAGGILFIENVGNLVCPASFDLGEKLKVVVMSVTEGDDKPLKYPHMFAAAGLMVINKIDLASYVNFNIEQCIANALTINPRLKVIKLSCTTGDGLDAWLDFLETERCA, encoded by the coding sequence ATGTGTATTACTTGTGGATGTGAGTCAGATAATGTGTCTTCATCAGAAACAGAACATCATCAACACACTCATGATGAAATGATTCCCCAAATTGTCCATCATCACTATCACCACACGGGGGATGTTAACCACCACTATCATTTTCCAGCAACAAACCCAGCTCAACACCATCATCATGAGCATGAACACAAACACGAACATACACAAGAATACTCGCCTAGTGATCAAAAAAAGCAACAACGCTTAATTGAAATTGAACAACATGTGCTCGCAAAAAATGACCAAATAGCCGCGCATAACCGAGAGCATTTTGCTGACCAAAAAATTCTGGTGCTTAACCTTATGTCTAGCCCCGGTTCAGGAAAAACAACGCTGCTCACAGAGACACTTAAACGTATTGCCAATCAATGCCCCTGTGCTGTTATTGAAGGAGATCAGCAAACCTCCAATGATGCTGAGCGAATCCGCAGTACAGGCGTGCAAGCAATACAAGTTAACACAGGAAAAGGCTGTCATCTTGATGCACAAATGGTTCACCAAGCCGTTCACGATCTAACCTTACCTGCTGGTGGTATCCTTTTTATTGAAAATGTAGGTAACCTCGTTTGCCCTGCCAGTTTCGATTTAGGTGAAAAATTAAAAGTTGTTGTCATGTCTGTTACGGAAGGGGATGATAAACCTCTAAAATATCCTCATATGTTCGCCGCGGCAGGACTCATGGTCATTAATAAGATTGATTTGGCCTCGTATGTCAACTTTAATATCGAACAGTGTATTGCCAATGCGCTTACTATTAACCCAAGACTTAAAGTGATCAAACTCTCTTGCACCACAGGTGATGGGTTAGACGCATGGTTAGATTTTTTGGAGACTGAGCGATGTGCATAG